In Mangrovivirga cuniculi, the following proteins share a genomic window:
- a CDS encoding TonB-dependent receptor, translating into MKILTYLFITFFTFELALAQVTIQGTVTDKKGDAIIGANIYIKGTYDGASTDVNGNFHFKTDYEGEQILVVTFIGYKTINQPVNLNPNSSEFGFVLEESINELEAVVISAGSFGAGDENRQEVLKPMDIVTTAGATADIAGALNTLPGTQTVGEQGRLFVRGGSGHETKTFIDGMQVLNAYNPSIPNTPGRGRFSPMMFKGASFSTGGYSAEYGQALSSALILNTKDTPNHDRIDLGIMSVGLSAGGTKVWDKNSVSGKIQYINLKPYFSMIEQKIIMDKAHEAMEANFAFRQQVNKDGMLKFYGNINQSSLVSQLAEIDNPKTFHRYSLENKYRYLNASYKDILNNKWSIRTGASYTTNQDIIGMDTAKINEKEHGVHFKTVLGYDPSSQFGIKFGMEVFNRNYQQQVDLSSNQTIQPLNFEETILAGFSEVEFYASNNFITKAGLRFEHNSLNNDQLLAPDYRWLIKPVKTARYQWLSGSFIKPQKING; encoded by the coding sequence ATGAAAATCCTGACATACCTGTTTATCACATTTTTCACTTTTGAATTAGCATTAGCTCAAGTTACCATTCAAGGAACTGTAACAGATAAAAAAGGCGATGCAATAATTGGTGCCAATATTTATATCAAAGGAACTTACGATGGGGCTTCAACTGATGTAAATGGAAATTTTCATTTTAAAACGGATTATGAAGGGGAGCAAATCCTTGTAGTGACTTTCATAGGCTATAAAACTATTAATCAACCTGTTAACCTTAACCCCAATTCATCTGAATTTGGTTTCGTTTTAGAAGAATCTATTAATGAACTAGAGGCGGTAGTTATTTCTGCCGGATCATTTGGCGCCGGAGATGAAAACAGGCAGGAAGTACTGAAGCCGATGGATATTGTTACTACCGCTGGTGCAACAGCCGATATAGCCGGGGCGCTTAACACACTTCCGGGTACTCAAACTGTTGGTGAACAAGGAAGACTCTTTGTCAGAGGAGGTAGCGGACATGAAACCAAAACCTTTATTGATGGCATGCAGGTGTTAAATGCCTATAACCCCTCAATTCCAAACACCCCCGGCCGCGGTAGGTTTTCACCCATGATGTTTAAAGGTGCAAGCTTTAGCACCGGTGGATACTCAGCCGAATACGGTCAGGCATTATCCTCTGCATTAATTCTGAATACCAAAGACACTCCTAATCATGACCGGATAGACTTGGGCATTATGTCGGTAGGCCTTAGTGCTGGTGGCACTAAAGTCTGGGATAAAAACTCTGTCTCGGGGAAAATCCAATATATTAACCTGAAACCCTACTTCTCAATGATCGAACAGAAGATCATCATGGATAAAGCCCACGAAGCTATGGAAGCAAATTTCGCATTCCGTCAGCAGGTCAATAAGGATGGAATGCTGAAATTTTATGGAAATATCAATCAATCTTCATTAGTGAGTCAGTTAGCTGAAATTGATAACCCGAAAACTTTCCATCGCTACTCGCTCGAAAACAAGTACCGGTATTTAAACGCCTCATATAAAGATATTCTAAATAATAAATGGAGCATCAGAACCGGCGCATCTTATACCACTAATCAGGATATCATCGGGATGGATACTGCAAAAATCAACGAAAAAGAACATGGAGTTCACTTTAAAACTGTACTTGGTTATGATCCATCCAGCCAGTTTGGGATTAAATTCGGAATGGAAGTATTTAACAGGAATTATCAGCAACAAGTTGATTTATCATCAAATCAGACCATCCAGCCACTTAATTTTGAAGAAACAATTCTAGCCGGGTTTTCAGAAGTAGAATTCTATGCTTCAAATAATTTCATCACCAAAGCCGGACTACGCTTTGAACACAACAGCCTGAATAATGATCAATTACTTGCCCCCGATTATCGATGGCTTATAAAACCAGTGAAAACAGCCAGGTATCAATGGCTATCGGGCAGTTTCATCAAACCGCAGAAAATCAATGGGTAA
- a CDS encoding LytR/AlgR family response regulator transcription factor has product MAYRCMIVDDEELARELIETHLSQLDDFELVASCKSAVEAHQVLQNEKIDLLFLDIEMPVLKGTDFYKNLITKPKVIFTTAFRDYALDGFDLSAVDFLLKPIIFTRFMKAIEKFRNSISLEHSFSNLTEKSGHIYIQKNKKNIKIELDDILYIESIKDYISIYLIDNKIIIKHTLTAFEEKLDSRFMRVHRSFVTNIDHVTAYTKNDIEIGNIEIPIGDLYKEKTLNRLTLPLK; this is encoded by the coding sequence ATGGCGTATAGATGCATGATCGTAGATGACGAAGAGTTAGCCAGAGAGCTAATTGAAACTCACTTATCACAGTTGGATGACTTTGAGTTGGTAGCCAGTTGCAAATCGGCTGTGGAAGCCCACCAGGTATTACAAAATGAAAAGATTGACCTTCTGTTTTTAGACATCGAAATGCCAGTTTTAAAAGGCACTGATTTCTATAAAAATCTGATCACCAAACCTAAGGTTATTTTCACCACTGCATTTCGGGATTATGCTCTCGATGGTTTTGATTTAAGTGCAGTCGACTTTTTACTAAAGCCAATTATTTTCACCCGATTTATGAAGGCAATAGAAAAATTCAGAAATAGTATTTCTTTAGAACATTCATTCTCTAATTTAACTGAGAAATCAGGGCACATATATATTCAAAAGAATAAAAAGAATATAAAAATTGAATTAGATGACATCTTATACATAGAAAGCATTAAGGACTATATCTCCATCTATCTTATCGACAATAAAATCATAATAAAGCATACATTAACTGCTTTTGAAGAAAAACTTGACAGTCGTTTTATGAGAGTGCATCGTTCATTCGTTACCAATATCGATCACGTAACAGCTTATACCAAAAACGATATCGAAATTGGTAATATTGAAATCCCTATCGGTGACTTATATAAAGAAAAAACTCTAAATCGATTAACTCTTCCATTAAAATAG
- the gndA gene encoding NADP-dependent phosphogluconate dehydrogenase: protein MENTTSGIYIIMGVSGVGKTTVGKLLAEKLDLPFFDGDDYHPDHNIIKMASGKPLNDGDREDWLKSLNILAKEQAQKSGCIIACSALKEKYRTKLEQGLNNPPHWIYLEGSFEVVYKRLKNRKDHYMPPGLLQSQFDTLEIPENALTFNVEHSPKTVIEMILQSLKDLSEFGVLGLGVMGKSLCRNFASMGVRISMYNRHVPGKEENIALNFKKKHQELENTLAFDELHKFVGSLQQPRKILLMVNAGPAVDDVISELIPLVSKNDTIIDGGNSHYEDTSERERKLSEHGISFIGCGVSGGEEGALKGPSIMPGGNYNAYEKVKPFLEKIAARDKKGKACCTYVGRSGSGHFTKMVHNGIEYAEMQLLAELYQILRTKGNNPDEIASILADSENKMQSYLLEITIDILKKKEGDAWLIDKILDKAGNKGTGNWTTIATAKLGTPSTMIASSLFARYISAFKDDRIAVGKMLPVEVSAVKISDDIILEAYQLARIVNHIQGFKLLNEASKSYDWSLNLSETARIWTNGCIIRSTLMEKLVDILRKEEDLIHHSEIISSIKQLKPSLTRVVAKSIESNQPVPCLSEAINYLNAISHSNSPANLIQAQRDYFGAHTYQRIDDEPGRFHHTEW from the coding sequence ATGGAAAATACAACTTCCGGGATTTATATCATCATGGGTGTATCTGGTGTTGGTAAAACAACGGTAGGTAAGCTATTAGCCGAAAAATTAGACCTTCCTTTTTTTGACGGAGATGATTATCATCCGGATCACAATATAATAAAAATGGCCAGTGGTAAGCCCTTGAATGATGGAGACAGGGAGGACTGGCTTAAGAGCCTGAATATTTTAGCTAAAGAACAGGCTCAGAAATCAGGATGTATCATTGCATGTTCTGCCTTAAAAGAAAAGTACAGAACTAAATTAGAACAAGGTTTAAATAATCCTCCTCATTGGATTTACCTGGAAGGTAGCTTTGAAGTGGTATATAAACGCCTCAAAAATAGAAAAGACCACTATATGCCGCCAGGCTTACTACAGTCTCAATTTGACACCCTGGAAATACCAGAGAATGCACTCACTTTTAATGTAGAACATAGTCCAAAAACAGTAATTGAAATGATTCTTCAAAGCCTTAAAGACCTATCTGAATTCGGTGTATTAGGTCTCGGGGTTATGGGAAAAAGCCTTTGCCGGAATTTTGCTTCCATGGGAGTGAGAATATCAATGTATAACAGGCATGTACCCGGAAAAGAAGAAAATATTGCCTTAAATTTTAAAAAAAAGCATCAAGAACTTGAAAATACTCTCGCATTCGATGAATTACATAAATTCGTTGGTTCCCTGCAACAGCCAAGAAAAATATTATTAATGGTTAATGCCGGTCCTGCAGTTGATGATGTTATTAGTGAATTAATCCCTTTAGTATCAAAAAATGACACCATTATTGATGGTGGCAATTCCCATTATGAAGACACTTCTGAAAGAGAAAGAAAATTATCCGAACATGGTATAAGTTTTATAGGTTGTGGAGTTTCAGGGGGTGAAGAAGGGGCCTTAAAAGGGCCATCTATTATGCCAGGTGGTAATTATAATGCCTACGAAAAAGTAAAGCCTTTCCTCGAAAAAATTGCAGCCAGAGATAAAAAGGGTAAAGCCTGCTGTACTTACGTAGGAAGATCCGGCAGTGGACATTTCACTAAAATGGTGCATAACGGAATTGAATATGCCGAGATGCAGCTATTAGCAGAACTATATCAAATATTAAGAACAAAAGGCAATAACCCGGATGAAATTGCCAGCATCCTGGCTGATTCTGAAAACAAAATGCAAAGCTATTTGCTAGAGATCACCATTGACATTTTAAAGAAAAAAGAAGGAGATGCATGGCTGATCGACAAAATATTGGATAAAGCCGGTAATAAAGGTACGGGTAACTGGACGACAATTGCTACTGCAAAATTAGGAACTCCTTCTACGATGATTGCCAGCTCTTTGTTTGCCAGGTATATATCAGCCTTTAAAGATGATAGAATAGCTGTCGGGAAGATGTTACCTGTTGAAGTAAGCGCTGTAAAGATTTCTGATGATATCATTTTAGAAGCCTATCAACTAGCAAGGATCGTAAATCACATACAAGGTTTCAAACTCCTGAATGAAGCCTCAAAATCTTACGATTGGTCACTTAACTTAAGCGAAACTGCCAGAATTTGGACTAATGGATGTATTATCAGGTCTACTCTAATGGAAAAGCTTGTCGATATTCTCCGGAAAGAAGAAGATTTAATCCATCATTCCGAAATCATTTCTTCGATAAAACAATTAAAACCATCACTTACCAGGGTTGTTGCTAAGAGCATTGAAAGCAATCAGCCTGTCCCCTGTTTGAGTGAGGCTATCAATTATTTAAATGCAATTTCACATAGCAATTCTCCCGCTAACCTGATACAGGCACAAAGAGACTATTTTGGAGCTCATACTTATCAAAGAATCGATGATGAACCAGGCAGATTTCATCACACAGAATGGTAA
- a CDS encoding S41 family peptidase encodes MNRLKEIITLIFICLPIFSYGQSKEEIIKKAQELMLENYIFLDKAGKTNTHLDKLLKSNYFDEFKEPKKFARALSKEMQKITKDKHLNITPPPPPPHPNSETDFITRHLEIYERFREGGFGKINLLKGNVGYVELKGFRKEDIPKVDAIMDYLSTADAIIIDLRGNGGGNSLGLYWSSYFLGENIPLSGVYERRTDTYKELKTVSVKGRNRMEVPLFVLTSDFTFSAAEAFAYDLQSRKRAIIIGESTGGGAHPVNHMPLTGGYGIIMPYARSINPITKTNWEGVGVQPDIPVTKEEAFSKAHELAIKAATDYREEPFNKLKTILLKKKLTTDDESQVYDLISLLLSRKHIEKFMVNDMGYFYLDNHQIHSALAIFKANLKIFPGSPNAHDSYAEGLALNGEKNQALKHYKKAVKLAEEQNDPRLLSYKKNLSDFKATITSVTGQ; translated from the coding sequence ATGAATCGACTAAAAGAAATTATTACTCTGATTTTCATTTGCTTGCCTATCTTTAGCTACGGGCAATCCAAAGAAGAAATAATCAAAAAAGCACAGGAGCTAATGCTGGAAAACTATATTTTTCTGGATAAAGCCGGGAAAACTAATACCCATCTGGATAAGTTGCTAAAATCGAACTACTTCGATGAGTTTAAAGAACCTAAAAAATTTGCCAGGGCCCTTTCAAAGGAGATGCAAAAAATCACCAAAGATAAACACCTTAACATCACCCCGCCTCCACCTCCACCCCATCCTAATTCTGAAACTGATTTTATAACCAGACATCTGGAAATTTACGAGCGGTTTAGAGAAGGTGGATTTGGAAAAATTAACCTGCTTAAGGGTAATGTTGGCTACGTAGAACTTAAAGGGTTTAGAAAGGAAGATATACCAAAAGTTGATGCTATAATGGACTACCTGTCTACAGCTGATGCAATTATTATCGATTTGAGGGGAAATGGCGGTGGAAATAGTCTCGGATTATACTGGAGCAGCTATTTCCTGGGAGAAAACATTCCACTCAGTGGTGTATATGAAAGACGAACCGACACTTACAAAGAGCTAAAGACAGTTTCTGTTAAGGGAAGAAACAGAATGGAAGTCCCCCTCTTTGTTTTAACTAGTGATTTCACTTTTTCGGCAGCAGAAGCTTTTGCCTATGATTTACAAAGCAGAAAACGAGCGATAATAATTGGTGAAAGTACCGGTGGTGGAGCTCACCCCGTAAACCATATGCCATTAACAGGAGGTTATGGAATTATAATGCCTTATGCCAGATCGATTAACCCAATAACAAAAACTAACTGGGAAGGTGTCGGTGTCCAACCTGATATTCCTGTTACAAAGGAAGAAGCGTTTTCAAAAGCACATGAACTTGCAATCAAAGCAGCGACAGACTACAGAGAAGAACCTTTCAACAAGCTTAAGACTATTCTCTTAAAGAAAAAACTGACAACTGATGATGAATCCCAGGTTTATGATCTAATAAGTTTATTATTGAGCAGAAAACACATTGAAAAATTTATGGTCAATGATATGGGTTATTTCTACCTGGATAACCATCAAATACATTCGGCTTTGGCTATATTTAAAGCAAATTTAAAGATTTTCCCGGGTTCTCCGAATGCGCATGATAGTTATGCTGAAGGTCTGGCACTAAATGGCGAAAAAAACCAGGCTTTAAAGCATTATAAAAAGGCAGTAAAGCTGGCTGAAGAGCAAAATGATCCCAGACTGCTGTCATATAAGAAGAACCTGTCAGATTTTAAAGCAACTATCACCTCTGTGACGGGCCAGTAA
- a CDS encoding TonB-dependent receptor domain-containing protein, producing the protein MAYKTSENSQVSMAIGQFHQTAENQWVKFNPNLSVEKASHYLINYQWQNEGRILRGEIYYKDYTDLVKLVPNQSIQRESLTNQGNGYAKGFDLFWRDNKTFEQVDYWISYSYLDTKRDYLNFPHEATPTFASKHNFSIVYKHFIDKIKTQVGMTYNFASGRPYNDPNNTGFNSRKTRAYHDLSMNFSYLLRSNVIIHGSVTNVLGTKNVFGYEYSSKPDESGLYKRRAITPIAPRFIFLGIFITLSKNKSLNELPNL; encoded by the coding sequence ATGGCTTATAAAACCAGTGAAAACAGCCAGGTATCAATGGCTATCGGGCAGTTTCATCAAACCGCAGAAAATCAATGGGTAAAGTTTAATCCAAACCTGAGTGTAGAAAAGGCCAGTCATTACCTAATCAATTATCAATGGCAAAATGAAGGGCGTATACTCCGTGGAGAAATTTATTACAAGGATTATACTGACTTAGTAAAATTGGTTCCGAATCAATCAATCCAACGGGAAAGCCTCACAAATCAAGGCAATGGGTATGCCAAAGGATTTGATCTTTTCTGGCGAGACAATAAAACTTTTGAGCAGGTAGATTACTGGATTTCGTATTCCTACCTGGATACGAAGAGAGACTATTTGAATTTCCCACACGAGGCAACGCCTACATTTGCCTCAAAACATAATTTCTCTATTGTCTACAAACATTTTATCGATAAGATTAAAACCCAGGTAGGGATGACATACAATTTCGCAAGCGGACGTCCATATAATGATCCGAATAATACAGGATTCAATTCCCGCAAAACCAGGGCTTACCACGACCTGAGTATGAACTTCAGTTATCTATTGAGATCAAACGTGATCATCCATGGCTCAGTAACCAATGTATTAGGAACCAAAAATGTGTTCGGTTACGAGTACAGCAGTAAGCCTGACGAAAGTGGGCTTTACAAAAGAAGAGCTATCACTCCTATCGCACCACGGTTCATTTTCCTGGGTATCTTCATCACACTATCGAAGAATAAATCGCTTAACGAATTACCGAACCTTTAA
- a CDS encoding sensor histidine kinase, with product MKELHHMFKSRKTIGHIIFWCVMLLYYISSAWPHEKDKLFLLERMLAKTTVQFILAYAFIYILLPLFIVKKKKLLFIVLGLAAVYCAYVSHTAIRCFYLLPKYPEIYQYRPPLNFIERITNGYAFMGSITGLIFPAIILIVIDYYRKQKEIISLREQKKTTELQLLKHQLNPHFLFNTLNNLYALALKKSDQTPEVIEKLSDILDYILYQCEARYVSVSNEVKLIENYISLEKVRYGKRLNITFDSQVNNEVKIAPLLLLTFVENAFKHGVNQEINQASINIKLITSNEKIAFCIENTKPKTELTDNNQSRSAIGLSNIEKQLQLLYPGNQYSLKINEEKDSFKVKLTLDANGV from the coding sequence ATGAAGGAACTGCATCACATGTTTAAATCAAGAAAAACCATTGGTCATATCATCTTTTGGTGTGTGATGCTTCTTTATTATATCAGTTCGGCATGGCCACACGAAAAAGATAAGTTATTCTTATTGGAGCGAATGCTGGCAAAAACAACTGTACAATTTATTCTTGCTTATGCATTTATATACATTCTTCTCCCTCTTTTTATTGTAAAGAAGAAAAAATTACTATTCATAGTATTAGGTCTGGCAGCAGTGTATTGCGCCTATGTTTCACATACAGCAATACGCTGCTTTTACTTATTGCCTAAATATCCGGAGATTTATCAGTACAGGCCTCCGCTGAATTTTATAGAACGGATAACTAATGGATATGCCTTTATGGGAAGTATAACAGGGCTAATATTTCCTGCTATTATATTAATTGTAATCGATTATTACAGAAAACAAAAAGAAATCATAAGCCTGAGAGAACAAAAAAAGACAACAGAACTACAATTGCTCAAGCATCAGTTAAACCCCCATTTTCTTTTTAACACACTTAATAACCTGTATGCTCTTGCATTAAAAAAATCAGACCAAACTCCAGAGGTAATAGAAAAATTATCTGATATTCTGGATTATATTTTATATCAATGTGAGGCGAGGTATGTATCGGTTTCGAATGAGGTAAAGCTGATTGAAAATTACATCTCCCTGGAAAAAGTAAGGTATGGAAAGCGGTTAAACATAACTTTTGATTCACAGGTTAACAATGAAGTGAAAATTGCCCCTCTTTTACTGCTTACCTTTGTAGAAAACGCCTTCAAGCATGGTGTTAACCAGGAAATAAATCAGGCATCTATTAATATAAAGCTTATTACATCTAATGAAAAAATTGCTTTTTGTATAGAAAATACCAAACCAAAGACTGAACTAACAGACAATAATCAGTCCCGATCAGCTATTGGACTCAGTAATATTGAAAAACAGCTTCAACTATTGTACCCTGGTAATCAATACTCCTTGAAAATTAATGAAGAAAAAGATTCGTTTAAAGTAAAATTAACCCTGGATGCTAATGGCGTATAG
- a CDS encoding amidohydrolase family protein has protein sequence MKKFILLLFLLPFLALTCLAQDTLHAETKQYVIHERGIYLLQNLTILDGTGSPEKTNQDILIEGQYITQIGEDLPAPKEAAIIDMQGKSAIPGMVMLHEHLFYPKNVPGPNYGLDQMSYSFPKLYLAGGVTTMRTAGAIMPQTDVKLKKWIEDGRLPGPTIDATSPHMDREGLPILEMYSFDGPDQAQDQVDFYADLGITSVKVYNMLTREDLKAIIDASHARNMKVTGHLCSITYREAVDLGIDNIEHGFGSCPDFLENKLPDQCNPFMLESLLEVDPESEQVTSLIDHMISNNVALTTTVNVFEPYTGREVIPGGGLEALSPRAKEKVYQRWISKQGRDSIDIARYNKLMLMDKMYHDAGGLLVAGTDPTYDGRIVAGYANMRLLEIMVEMGFSIPEAIMICTLNGAKYLESDRMIGTVEKGKIADLIIMDEDISKDISAIRSGKIIFKNGVGYDSQKLFRAAKGLVGIR, from the coding sequence ATGAAAAAATTCATCCTGTTACTATTTCTCCTGCCTTTCCTAGCGTTAACCTGTTTGGCTCAGGATACTTTACATGCAGAAACAAAACAATACGTGATTCACGAAAGAGGAATCTACCTCCTTCAAAACCTGACCATTCTGGATGGAACTGGCAGTCCTGAGAAAACAAACCAGGATATTTTGATCGAAGGTCAATACATCACTCAGATTGGAGAAGATTTACCTGCACCCAAAGAGGCCGCCATCATTGATATGCAAGGGAAATCGGCTATACCCGGAATGGTGATGCTTCACGAACACCTGTTTTATCCTAAAAATGTTCCGGGTCCAAACTACGGGCTCGATCAGATGAGTTATTCTTTTCCTAAGCTTTACCTGGCAGGTGGTGTAACAACGATGCGAACAGCTGGAGCGATTATGCCACAAACGGATGTAAAACTAAAGAAATGGATTGAAGACGGGCGATTGCCCGGACCGACAATTGATGCTACAAGTCCACACATGGATAGAGAAGGATTACCTATCCTGGAAATGTATTCTTTCGATGGTCCGGACCAGGCCCAGGACCAGGTTGATTTTTATGCAGACCTCGGTATAACTTCAGTCAAAGTTTACAATATGCTAACAAGGGAAGATCTGAAAGCGATTATTGATGCCTCCCATGCCAGAAATATGAAAGTCACAGGTCACCTTTGCTCCATTACCTACCGTGAAGCAGTAGATCTTGGTATTGATAACATAGAACACGGGTTTGGCTCCTGCCCTGATTTTTTAGAAAATAAACTGCCTGACCAATGCAATCCCTTTATGCTGGAAAGCCTCTTAGAAGTTGATCCGGAGTCCGAACAGGTCACCAGTTTAATAGATCACATGATTTCAAATAACGTAGCCTTAACAACAACAGTCAATGTTTTTGAGCCCTATACCGGAAGAGAAGTCATCCCGGGAGGCGGACTGGAAGCTTTATCTCCCAGGGCTAAAGAAAAAGTCTATCAACGCTGGATTAGCAAACAGGGAAGAGATTCAATCGATATTGCCAGGTACAATAAACTTATGTTGATGGATAAAATGTACCATGATGCAGGTGGATTACTGGTGGCCGGAACCGATCCAACTTACGACGGACGCATCGTCGCGGGCTATGCAAACATGAGATTACTCGAAATAATGGTAGAAATGGGATTTAGCATTCCGGAAGCTATTATGATCTGCACTTTAAATGGTGCTAAATACTTAGAATCAGATAGAATGATAGGTACGGTCGAAAAAGGAAAAATAGCCGACCTGATTATTATGGATGAGGATATTAGTAAAGATATATCTGCGATCCGCTCAGGAAAAATCATATTTAAAAATGGTGTAGGTTATGATTCACAAAAATTATTTAGAGCCGCTAAAGGCCTGGTAGGTATCAGGTAA